Sequence from the Neptunomonas japonica JAMM 1380 genome:
AGATGACAAAAGAAATACCAACTTTCTCACCTGGTGACACAGTAGTTGTGCAGGTTCGAGTAGTTGAAGGTACACGTAGCCGTTTGCAGGCATTTGAAGGTGTAGTTATCGGTAAGCGTAACCGCGGTCTGAACTCTGCATTTACAGTACGTAAAATTTCTCACGGTGTGGGTGTTGAGCGTACTTTCCAGACTTACAGTGCTGTTGTTGAAGAGATTACTCTGAAACGTCGCGGTGATGTTCGTCAGGCTAAAATCTACTACTTGCGTGAGCGCAGTGGTAAATCTGCACGTATCAAGGAAAAACTCGGCTGAGTTAAACCTGATTCGCTGCTATAGAAAAAAGGTGACCTTATGGTCACCTTTTTTTGTTTTGTCATTAGTAAATTGCAGTAAAGATCACTAGAATTATTAAAACACTATTTTTTGTAGGGCATGGATGAGGTTGTAGATGCGGCGTTGGCTGAAGTGGTTATTGGTACCGTTAGTCTTCATGCTCTTGTTAGCAGGGGTGCAGGGGTACTATTGGTATCAGGTGAAGTCTGATATTGATAGTTTAGTTGCATCAGTCAGACCTTTCGCTAAAGTTGAATACGACGGTATTTCGGCTGCCTTTCTTGGCGGAATTGCTCTTGAAAATATTACGATTCAACCAAACGCCTATAAAGAAAGAATTTCAATTCAGCGTTTATCGTTAACATCTTCTTCGCGTGCTTTTTTTCTAACAGCGCATGAGCAGCTACGTACGGGCGTGTTGAGTGATCCCGTCTCTCTTAATTTGACCGGCGTAAGCTATGACCTGAATGCCGATTATGCTAAGCGTTTGGTTCTTTCCTCATCTGATTCTAAAAGTAGCTCCTTGGATACGCTAGTTTGCGGTGATACGCGCTCTATTGATAGCGCTGCATTGCAGGCGATGGGGTACCGCTTTCTTCAGGGTGACTTGAGTTTGTTGCTTGAGTCTTCTGCTAATAAAAAGCTTATGAAGGTGCGTCTAGGGTCTGAATTTGCACAGCTAATAAAGGCTGAGATGAACCTTTGGTTGGCTTTGCGACAAGGGGGGACGCTTAGGCGGGATGATTTAGCGAAAACGGCTATTCAAATGTTTGGTATGACGGTTAGTGATTTGGGGTATAACCAGCGCTGGAAGGCTTTCTGTGCTCAGCAAGAAGGAGAGGTTGTAGAAGGTTATTTAGAGCGTTATCGAGCTGCGCTGATCCAAAATTTTGTAGATGGTGCTGCGCAGTACGAAGGTGAACGTTTGCTTGGGGCTTTAGTGAGTGCGCGCAGTAACCGTTCTATTGTGGCTGTTCGTCTTGAGCCCGCTGTTCCGCTTGGTTTGGGGCAATTGGCCAGTCCTGGTGGTGCTGATTCTTTGTTTTCTAGTGCGGAGCTGGCGCTGCAGGTGAATGGTAAAGTGCTTGAGCTGATGGATGCTGAATGGCAGGTGATGCGTGAGCTCTTTGGTGGGAATGTACGTCGGGCTGCCTTGGCGGTAATGGAAAATAAAAAACCTATCGTTATACGGGAAAAGGCACCAGAAGTGGCTCCCATGAAAGAAATTATCCCTGGCGTTATGCCTATACGGCCTCCAGAAGTCAAAAAGTCATTTGTGGAAACCCCCATTGATAAGCTAGCGGGTTATGTTGGCAGTGCTGTTAAGCTTAGAACCTTTTTTGGTCGAGAGATGGAGGGAGCTTTAGTTGATGTAAACGCTGAGGCTATCAGTATTCGCCATCAAGTTGAGCAGGGGAGAGCCACCTTTCCTGTAGCAAAAGATAAGATCGCTTTCATTCAAGTGTATCGCTAACCGTGTCGCTAGAGCTTGCTGGGGGGGATAAGCGCTTTACGAGTCGAGTTCCGCACAGTGAAGATGTAGAGCTGATTAGGCAGTTTATTGATGCAATGTGGTTGGAGGAGGGTTTAAGTAAGAATACTCAGTCCTCTTATCAGCGTGACCTTTCTATTTTTGCCTGTTGGTTAAACGATCTTAATGGGCGCTTGGCTGGTGTTGATGCGCTAATTGTTCGCAAGTATCTATTGTGGCGAGTAGAACAACAGCTATCACCATCGTCTACTTCTCGTTTTCTTTCTTCGGCGCGTCGTTTTTTTAGATATCTTTTACGTGAAGCTTTTATCAATGAGGATCCGATGTTGCTTATCGCCCTGCCTAAGAAAGGGCGCTCCTTGCCTAAAACGCTGAGTGAAGCAGATGTTGAGTGTATTTTAAATTCCCCGGATGTTGATAGTGTTCTTGGTTTAAGAGATAGGGCGATGTTAGAAACCTTGTATGCATCGGGCTTGAGGGTTTCAGAATTGATCTCCTTAGAGTTGGGGCAGATTAATTTAGAGTTGGGTGTAATAAGAGTCGTGGGTAAGGGGGCAAAAGAGCGACTTGTTCCTTTGGGTGATGAAGCGGTTCGTTGGATAAAAGAGTTTTTACACTGCGCTCGTGATGAGTTGTTGCAAGATACTACCGATGAAATGCTTTTTCCTAGCCTGCGCGGTCGAATTATGACACGCCAAACTTTTTGGTATCGGATTAAGCGCTATGCGCAAGAATCTGGTGTTGATAAGGCTATTTCTCCTCATGTGCTTAGGCATGCTTTCGCAACTCATTTGCTTAATCATGGAGCGGATTTGCGAGTAGTACAGATGATGCTTGGGCATAGTGACTTATCTTCTACGCAAATATATACCCACGTGGCGCAGCAGCGTTTACAATCGCTACACCAACAGCATCACCCTAGAGGTTAATTGAACTTTAAGCGTTTGATTTAATCAGATTGTTATCATTACCGGATATTGAGGAACGTATGCGAATTAAAACATTAATAGCAGGAGTGCTGTTACTAGCTAGTACGATGGTTGTGGCTGAAGATGCTAAAGATGTCATCATTAAGCAACTGCAAAAAATTGATCAGCGTATCCCTGTGGTTTCTGTTAAAGAGGCTCAATTGGCCGGCATGTATGAGGTTGAATTAGGAACAGGAGAAGTTATTTTCTCTGATGCGAAGGGTGAATACTTCTTGTTAGGTCAGCTGTATCAGTTGTCGGATGAGAAAGGTTTTGTAAATCTATCTGAAGCAAAAATGAATACTCAGCGTGCCGCTCAATTACAAGCCATTCCTAGTGCTGAGAAAGTAGTATTTAAAGCCAAGGGTGTGGAAAAGGCATCTGTTTATGTTTTTACCGATGTTGATTGTCCATATTGCCGTAAGCTGCACAACGAAGTGCCCAAGCTTCAGGCGATGGGTGTGAGTGTTGAGTATTTGGCGTTTCCTCGCCAGGGGCCTAATACGGCGACTTTCAAAAAAATGACTAATATCTGGTGTGCTGAAGATAAAGTTGAGGCAATGACGCGTTCTAAACAGGGGAAGTCACTTAAAAACATGGAGTGTGAAAATCCTGTATTGGCTCAGTATGAGGTTGGGCAAAAAGTGGGTGTTACCGGTACACCGGCTATCATCACGAAAGATGGTCAGTTGATTCCTGGGTATATGCCGGCTGAGCGGTTGGCTGCAATGTTGGGAATTAAGCCTTAGTACCTTGCTTTAAGTAAAAAAGGAGCCGGGTGCTCCTTTTTTTATTGCTGTTTATCCTGTCTCGAATAGAGTCTGGAAGAGTTATTCGCTATACTATTTCCCCATTTTTGTTCGTTAATTCAGCTTGCGCTTGGCTTGCGATTGACTAGTAAACTGCGAGGTATTGGTTTGAAACCGGTAAAAGTTGGAATATGTGGTCTAGGTACTGTTGGTAGCGGTACGTTTAATGTCCTGCATCGCAATGCAGATGAGATTTCTCGTAGAGCTGGGCGTCGTATTACGGTTGAACAGATTGGTTCGCGTCGAGACAACCCCGGGTGTGATACAAAAGGCACTCAGGTTACTCGTGATATTTTTGATGTAGCGACTAATCCAGAAATTGACATCGTAGTTGAGTTGATTGGTGGTTATGACATCGCGCGTGAACTCGTGATGACGGCAATCGAAAATGGTAAGCATGTCGTTACTGCAAATAAAGCATTGATTGCGGTACATGGAAATGAGATTTTCGAAGCAGCGCAGCGTCACAATGTAATGGTGGCATTTGAAGCTTCTGTTGCTGGTGGTATTCCTGTTATTAAAGCAATTCGTGAAGGCTTATCAGCTAACAATATCGAATGGTTGGCAGGCATCATTAATGGAACTGGTAACTTTATCCTCACAGAAATGCGTGATAAAGGTCGTGATTTCGCTGATGTTTTAGCTGAAGCTCAAGCATTAGGTTACGCTGAAGCTGATCCAACATTTGACGTTGAAGGTATTGATGCAGCGCATAAGCTAACCATTCTTGCTTCTATCGCTTTTGGTATTCCGCTGCAGTTTGATAAGGCCTATACCGAAGGTATTAGTGCGATTACACCTGCCGATGTTGAATATGCTGAAGAGCTTGGTTATCGCATTAAACACCTAGGCATCAGCCGTCGCACTGAGCATGGAATTGAGTTACGCGTTCACCCTACAATGATTCCTACATCTACCTTGCTTGCTAATGTAAATGGCGTAATGAATGCTGTGTTGGTTGATGGTGATGCTGTCGGTCAAACACTATATTACGGAGCGGGTGCGGGTGCTGAGCCAACAGCTTCTGCTGTTGTTGCTGATATTGTTGATGTGGTACGTACGCTAACAGCTGATCGTGATAACCGTGTTCCTCATTTGGCGTTCCAGCCATCTGAGTTGTCTGACCTGCCAATTTTGCCGATGAGTGATACTGAAACTGGGTTTTATCTACGCCTACAGGCTGCAGAAAAGCCAGGTGTTTTAGCGAGTATTACTAAAATTCTAGGTGATAATGGCATTAACATTGAAGCCATTGTGCAGAAAGAAACGGCTGAAGAGCAAGTGCCGGTGATTCTGTTAACGCAGCGTGTTCAAGAACAAAAAATGAATGAAGCGATTACAGCCATTGAAGCGCTGGATGACATCATTGGTCAAGTAACACGTATACGTGTTGAGCACCTTCAGGGTTAAGGGGACTAAACGTGAAATATATTTCTACACGTGGGCAAGCGCCTGCACTTAACTTTGAAGAAGTTCTGTTGGCAGGCCTAGCAAGTGATGGCGGCTTGTATGTGCCGGAGAATTTACCTACTTTTAGTCAAGAAGAGATCGCTAGCTGGGCAGGGCTTTCTTATGCTGAACTAGCATTTAAAATTATCTCTCCTTTTGTAAATGATTGCATTGATGATGCTGATCTAAAGCAGATGATTGATGAGACCTATGAAGGCTTTAATCACTCTGCGGTCGCTCCTTTGAAAGAATTAGGTACAAACGAGTGGGTATTGGAGTTATTTCATGGCCCGACCTTAGCTTTCAAAGATTTTGCTCTACAGTTGCTGGGTCGTTTAATGGATCATGTGCTGGTGAAGCGTAATGAGCACCTAGTGATCATGGGCGCTACATCAGGTGATACGGGTTCAGCAGCGATTGAAGGTTGCCGTCACTCTAAGCATGTGGACATCTTTATTCTACATCCGCACAACCGTGTCTCTGAAGTTCAGCGCCGCCAGATGACCACTATTCTGGATGAGAATGTACATAACATCTCTTTAGAAGGTAACTTTGACGATTGCCAAGAGATGGTTAAGGCGAGTTTTGCTGATCAGAGCTTCCTTAAAGGCATGAAGTTGGGCGCAGTTAACTCGATTAACTGGGCGCGTATTATGGCTCAGATCGTTTACTACTTCTCAGCCTCATTGGCTGTGGGTGGCCCGCATCGTCCGGTAGCATTTTCAGTACCCACTGGCAACTTTGGTGACATCTTTGCCGGTTATCTTGCGAAGAAGATGGGCTTGCCTATCACTCAGTTAGTAGTTGCAACTAACCATAACGATATTTTACATCGTGCTATTTCTAACAACGATATGTCTAAGAGTGAGTTGGTGCATACCTTGTCACCCTCTATGGATATTATGGTCTCATCGAACTTTGAGCGTATGTTGTTTGATATTTATGACCGTGATGGCGCTGCTATTGATGATCTGATGAAGCGTTTTAAGACTGAGTCAGTACAGTTGGATGCTTCGCGTTGGGATAAGATGCGTGAGTTATTTGATAGCTGTGCGGTTGATGATGAAACGACATGTCAGACTATTGCTGCCGTGCATGCTGAGACAGGTTATCTGCTTGACCCTCACACTGCCATTGGTGTGAAAGCGGGCCGAGAATGTAACCGTGATGCAGCTGTGCCAATGATTGTATTGGCAACCGCCCATCCCGTGAAATTTCCTGATGCTGTGCTTAAGGCTAATCTCGAATCTCCGGACTTGCCTGCTCATATGCAAGGCTTGTTTGAGCGTGAAGAGAAGCTAACAGTCCTGGATAATGATATCTCTGTTGTGCAGCGCTTTATTGCCGAGCATGTACATTCAGAGTCATAACGACTGCTGCTTCTGGTTGTTGTAATTTGCTAGTTGAAAAGGTCCGATCTTAATCGGGCCTTTTTTATTTTCTGATAAAAGGAGAGAGTGTGAAACATGTAACCATTCATCGTCGTGCTGTGCCTAATGAGCACTCTCCTATATTTAAGGAAGTACCTAGCGCTTTGGCGCGTATTTATGCGGCACGAGGCATTCAAAGCAAGCAGCAGTTGGGTCGTAATTTAAAAGAATTACTTCCTGATACTCAAATGAAAGGAATGGATGCGGCTGTCTCGCGTTTGCTGCA
This genomic interval carries:
- a CDS encoding homoserine dehydrogenase; translation: MKPVKVGICGLGTVGSGTFNVLHRNADEISRRAGRRITVEQIGSRRDNPGCDTKGTQVTRDIFDVATNPEIDIVVELIGGYDIARELVMTAIENGKHVVTANKALIAVHGNEIFEAAQRHNVMVAFEASVAGGIPVIKAIREGLSANNIEWLAGIINGTGNFILTEMRDKGRDFADVLAEAQALGYAEADPTFDVEGIDAAHKLTILASIAFGIPLQFDKAYTEGISAITPADVEYAEELGYRIKHLGISRRTEHGIELRVHPTMIPTSTLLANVNGVMNAVLVDGDAVGQTLYYGAGAGAEPTASAVVADIVDVVRTLTADRDNRVPHLAFQPSELSDLPILPMSDTETGFYLRLQAAEKPGVLASITKILGDNGINIEAIVQKETAEEQVPVILLTQRVQEQKMNEAITAIEALDDIIGQVTRIRVEHLQG
- a CDS encoding DsbC family protein, whose translation is MRIKTLIAGVLLLASTMVVAEDAKDVIIKQLQKIDQRIPVVSVKEAQLAGMYEVELGTGEVIFSDAKGEYFLLGQLYQLSDEKGFVNLSEAKMNTQRAAQLQAIPSAEKVVFKAKGVEKASVYVFTDVDCPYCRKLHNEVPKLQAMGVSVEYLAFPRQGPNTATFKKMTNIWCAEDKVEAMTRSKQGKSLKNMECENPVLAQYEVGQKVGVTGTPAIITKDGQLIPGYMPAERLAAMLGIKP
- the xerD gene encoding site-specific tyrosine recombinase XerD; amino-acid sequence: MSLELAGGDKRFTSRVPHSEDVELIRQFIDAMWLEEGLSKNTQSSYQRDLSIFACWLNDLNGRLAGVDALIVRKYLLWRVEQQLSPSSTSRFLSSARRFFRYLLREAFINEDPMLLIALPKKGRSLPKTLSEADVECILNSPDVDSVLGLRDRAMLETLYASGLRVSELISLELGQINLELGVIRVVGKGAKERLVPLGDEAVRWIKEFLHCARDELLQDTTDEMLFPSLRGRIMTRQTFWYRIKRYAQESGVDKAISPHVLRHAFATHLLNHGADLRVVQMMLGHSDLSSTQIYTHVAQQRLQSLHQQHHPRG
- the thrC gene encoding threonine synthase yields the protein MKYISTRGQAPALNFEEVLLAGLASDGGLYVPENLPTFSQEEIASWAGLSYAELAFKIISPFVNDCIDDADLKQMIDETYEGFNHSAVAPLKELGTNEWVLELFHGPTLAFKDFALQLLGRLMDHVLVKRNEHLVIMGATSGDTGSAAIEGCRHSKHVDIFILHPHNRVSEVQRRQMTTILDENVHNISLEGNFDDCQEMVKASFADQSFLKGMKLGAVNSINWARIMAQIVYYFSASLAVGGPHRPVAFSVPTGNFGDIFAGYLAKKMGLPITQLVVATNHNDILHRAISNNDMSKSELVHTLSPSMDIMVSSNFERMLFDIYDRDGAAIDDLMKRFKTESVQLDASRWDKMRELFDSCAVDDETTCQTIAAVHAETGYLLDPHTAIGVKAGRECNRDAAVPMIVLATAHPVKFPDAVLKANLESPDLPAHMQGLFEREEKLTVLDNDISVVQRFIAEHVHSES
- the rplS gene encoding 50S ribosomal protein L19, yielding MSSKNLIIQQIEAEQMTKEIPTFSPGDTVVVQVRVVEGTRSRLQAFEGVVIGKRNRGLNSAFTVRKISHGVGVERTFQTYSAVVEEITLKRRGDVRQAKIYYLRERSGKSARIKEKLG